In the Oncorhynchus keta strain PuntledgeMale-10-30-2019 chromosome 32, Oket_V2, whole genome shotgun sequence genome, gatcctgcaggaaaacaggtacaaaagtatctatccacagcaaaacgagtcctatatcgacatgacctgaaaggccgcttatcaaggaagaagccactgctccaaaaccaacataaaaaagccacactacggtttgcaactacacgtggggacaaatatcgtactttttggagaaatgtcctctggtctgatgaaacaaaaatataactgtttggccataatgaccataattatgattggaggaaaaaggggaggcttgcaagccaaagaacaccatcccaaacatgaagcacgggggtggcagcatcatgttgtggggatgctttgctgcaggacgggctggtgcacttcaaaaaaaTAGATGGTCTCATGAGGAAAGAAATTTATGTGGATTtattgaaacatctcaagacatcagtgaggaagttaaagcttggtcgcaaatgggtcttccaaatggacaatgaccccaagcatacttccaaagttatggcaaaatggcttaaggacaacaaagtcaatgtataggagtggccatcacaaagccctgatctcaatcccatagaacatttgtgggcagaactgaaaacgtttgtgcgagcaaggaggcctagaaacctgactcagttacaccagctctgtcaggaggaatgggccaaaattcactcaagtTATTGTGGTAAGCTTATGAAAGgttacctgaaacatttgacccaagttaaacaatttaaaggcaatgctaccaaatactaattgagtatatgtaaacttctgacccactgggaatgtgatgaaagaaataaaagctgtaataaatcactctctctactattattctgacatttcacattcttaaattagTGATCTAACTGACCTGAAAACAGCGACATTTtattcggattaaatgtcaggaattgtgaaaaactgagtttaaatgtatttggctaaggtgtatgtaaacctccgacttccaACTGTTTATTAGAGATGGGGTGAATACTATTGTCTTGATTACAATTAACAAGATGGCAACTGCTGTTAAGCGAAGTGTTCAGTACTCACGAGGACAGTTTCTTGCTGAGCAAACGGTGGCTCCGGGCGCTTGGGGAGCAGAGGTCTATTGGAGGCTCCAGGTTTCTGGACAGTTCATAGCTGTGGCAGAACACATAGAAAACACTTATGAGGCCTGAAGTCAGGGTGGACTTGTCTAAATGTATACAGCCTTTTGTTCTAGCACTGCACTAGCACATCTGATTCTAAAAGCCTGAACACACTGCAACCCTGTGTCAACCCCAGCTCTAGATGGGATTTCTATAAATTTCCTTAACAGGCAAAACCAGGGTAGGGATTATGGGAATTGTGTTTTACATGTCATTTGAGTAGTACATTTGGGTATACAGTATATTAGAAAGAGACAATTCAGGTTGTATAAAGGGTTAATTGGCCTATAAGGGGCATCATTTTAAGACATGATAATGCACCCTTAACCCTAACAAAGCTCACCAGCTCTATCTCCTCATTGATCTACCATAAAATCAGTGGGGGACAGGTtctcacctctcctggtcagtgaGCAGCTTCTGGCCCTGCAACCAGGCAGTGATCCTGGTGTGATGGGGCAGGTTGTACTGAGAGCAGGAGGCTTGGAGCTGCCGGATCTGAGAGAGAATCTCAAactcctgcagagagagagagagggagatcatgAGCCCATGTCAGCTGTGTGGAAGTTATGTAACTTGTCCTGAACTAGTAACACCTGACAACACTTTTAACAGTCATGGGGCTCCAGTAAAGGCTAGGAGATCATTTAGAGCAGTAAGCAAACATCCTTAAGCATAAAGGTGTGCACTCTTCCCTTCGGCATGTGAAAGTACCACTACAATGTGGTGGTGAGTGTGCCACCAATTCAATGCATGTCAAGTCCTATAACAAGAGTGAAATATTTAGACACGTTTGTACTGCATCTTTCGTTTTCTTTACGTAAAATCCCAACAGCAACAACTTACCCTCCTCCTCTTTTCAAAGTTTATGAGGTCCCCCTGTCAAAAATAGCACAACATGCTATTATACTTGACAATATGGAAGATGTATTATCAATATTATACATTAAGATAGTAATCCACTAGAAGGCAAATATAGAATTAACTTAAAGTAGCTGCCATAACTGAGCAGTCTGTTTCAATGGCTGTTTGCTTACCTCCACAGTATCTGGTAGAGCAGTGTCCAGCATTGTGAGGATAGTCAGGTATGTGCCCAGGTAAGGAACAACCCCATTGGAGGTGCTCTGAGGAGACAACAGTACAGAGACAGCATGTCAGCGGAGGATTCTAGTAACACAGCTTTAGAGAATGTGCATATGAAGCTAGAAAAGGTATTGGTCTATGATTACTGTCCTTTCATAGCCTAGTAATCTGTGGCCATTTGAAACATCAGTGGCTAAGGATAGGATGGCTTCCTTTTGCCACACATGACTCTCTCAGTCTTTGAATAGATTTTTCCTCCAGGGGAATCACTGTACCCTCTTGTGGGTTAAGAGCTTATGGGGTTAGGGGGCTACATGTGACTTCAAGAAGCAGAAACTGCCCCCGCAAAATACTGAGTAGACAATACTAGGatcactcctcccctccccccggTAGCAgcttaaaattattatttttttaaactttcagATACAGAGAATTCTGCTATCATTTCTATTTTATACCCCCCTTTTTCTTGATATCCAATtgcaatcttgtctcatcgctgcaactccccaatgggttcgggagaggcgaaggtcgactcattcgtcctccgaaacatgacccccCCAAGCCgcacttcttcttttttttaccccttttttctccacaatttcgtggtatccaattggtagtagttacagtcttgtctcatcgctgcaactcctgtacggacttagtagaggcgaaggtcgagagccatgcgtcctctgaaacacaacccaacctagccgcactgcttcttgacataacgcacatccaacccagaagccagccgcaccaatgtgacggaggaaacaccatacacctggcaaCCTGGTCAGAGTGCACTGcgtccggcccgccacaggagccactagtgcacgatgagacaaggatatccctgccggccaaaccctccctaacccggacaacgctgggccaattgtgcatcgcccccatggacctcccggtcgcagcagcctgcgacagagcctgggctcgaacccagaatctctggcggcacagctagcactgcgatgcagtaccttagaccactgcgccatccGGGAGGGAAGCtgtgcttcttaacacccgctcaacccggaagccagctgcaccaatgtgtcggaggaagcaCCGTTCAACTGATGACCAAAGTCAGTTTGCAGTTGCCCAGCCTACCACAACGTGTCTCTAGAGTgaaatgagccaagtaaagcctcctccagccaaaccctcccctaatcggacgacgctgggccaattgtgtgccaccctatgggactcccggtcacggccaggtgtgacacagcctgggataaAACCCCAGACTGtacgccactcaggaggcctctGCTATCATTTCTGTCCATTTAATGTTGCATGGAAAGAAGAGAAAGCTAAACTCAAACTTAATGACCCCCACTATATATAGATATCGCTCATGTCTACATATCATGTCTGCAATGTCTCTTACTCAATCTCTCTCCGAAGTATCGCTTACCATCTGTCTGGCAATAGGACATCGCTTGGATATCTTGGGAGAAATGTTATCCATGGCTGTTTGGCTTTCATCCTGAAAAGGGGTCAGATAGAAGCTAAATTCAGTCTGTATTTATGCCCTTCCATTGTCAACCTGTCCACTCATCTGCAATGACCTACAGCATATGCAAAGAGTCAGTCAAATATGTTCTAGGTCAGAACTTCCTTTACCAGCTTATAGGGTCAACACCACATTGGTTGttcttagacacacacacacacacacacacacacacacacacacacacacacacacacacacacctcattatgTAAACAATATATTGAGCTTTTAAAATCCATGCAAACGTGAACAAATGCAGGTTTGTGCTAAGGAACATTTTGATAAGAACATCTGTCAAAAGCACAATTTCTGTGAGCCTTTAATACAGACAGGGAGCACAttaaactacactgctcaaaaaaataaagggaacaataaaataacatcctagatctgaatgaatgaaatattcttattaaatactttttctttacataattgaatgtgctgacaacaaaatcacacaaaaatgatcaatggaaatcaaatttatcaacccatggaggtctggatttggagtcacactcaaaattaaagtggaaaaccacactacaggctgatccaacgttgatgtaatgtccgtaaaacaagtcaaaatgaggctcagtagtgtgtgtggcctccacgtgcttgtatgacctccctacaacgcctgggcatgctcctgatgaggtggtggatggtctcctgagggatctcctcccagacctggactaaagcatccgccaactcctggacagtctgtggtgcaacgtggcgttggtggatggagcgagacatgatgtcccagatgtgctcaattggattcaggtctggggaacaggcgggccagtcaatagcatcaatgccttcctcttgcagaaactgctgacacactccagccacaggaggtctagcattgtcttgcattatgaggaacccagggccaaccgcaccagcataaggtctcacaaggggtctgaggatctcatcttggtacctaatggcagtcaggctacctctggcgagcacatggagggctgtgcggccccccaaagaaatgccaccccacaccatgactgacccaccgccaaaccggtcatgctggaggatgttgcaggcggcagaacgttctccactgcgtctccagactgtcatgtctgtcacatgtgctcagtgtgaacctgctttcatctgtgaagagcacagggcgccagtggcgaatttgccaatcttggtgttctctggcaaatgtcaaacgtcctgcacggtgttgggctgtaagcacacctgtggacgtcgggccctcataccaccctcatggagtctgtttctgaccgtttgagcagacacatgcacatttgtggcctgctgggggtcattttgcagggctctgtcagtgctcctcctgctcctccttgcacaaaggcggaggtagcggtcccgctgctgggttgttgccctcctacggccctctccacgtctcctgatgtattgGCCtctctcctggtagcgcctccatgctctggacactgctctgacagacacagcaaaccttcttgccacagctcacattgatgtgccatcctggatgagctgcactacctgagccacttgtgtgggttgtagactccgtctcatgctaccactagagtgaaagcaccgccagtattcaaaagtgaccaaaacatcagccaggaagcataggaactgagaagtggtctgtggtcaccacctgcagaaccactcctttattgggggtgtcttgctaattgcctataatttccacctgttgtctattccatttgcacaacagcatattaaatttattgtcaatcagtgttgcttcctaagtggacagtttgatttcacagaagtgtgattgacttggagttacattgtgttgtttaagtgttccctttatttttttgagcagtgtatttttctGGAACAGTCCAGTTGAACAAGGGGTGGAGCAATACAGTAAAATTAAATAAAGATGTGAGGCAAATGAAGGTGTTTCTCAAGGAACTGCTGGTGAAATTGTCATTAGTGTAGTGTTTGTTGACAATGATGTTATATCAGCTTATTTGGAAATTCTGAGCAATGTGTAGAATATTACTTTTGAGCCCGCTCACTGTAACCAGACCTAGTGAAGATTTGACATAAACACCCAGAGCCGACAGAAAAATAGAACACCCTCTCTTTTGCTTTGGGACAATGGCTTACTATTAACACACTGTTACGCAATTTCACTAAACATTAACTTGACAGAAAGATGGGTTTTAATAAGTCGTAAAAGTAGAATATCAAGGTGCTTGAAGATGTAAGTAAAGGTCAACTGCTCTCAAAACAATAAAACACTCCATATTGTAAATAGTTCAACAGTGTCACAGTGCATTATGGTTGTAAAAAGAAAGCATACATTTGTGCAGAGATGCAAGTTTTAAAAAAATGAAGTTAAATAATTTTCCTTAATGTACTTGATTCTTACCTCAACACTGATCTCTCTGTTGCTCAACACACAGTTCTCATCAGGGAAGGTTTCACAGAGGTTATCAAAGATGGCCACGCTGTCCCTGAAGAAGAACAAACCAATTAAATCAATCCAAAAATAACACTCAGACAAGAGAGCAACTTTATTACAAAAGATATCCTTGAAGCTTCAAAGAGATTTAGAGTTGGTAAGGCATGGCATGTTGACCTAAAATTATTGTTCAACTATTCTTGACTGACACAATAAAAATGGTTTATTACATAGTTATGGCATGAAGTACAAACTAAGGTTAGTTGAATAATGTAGGTCAATTACTAGTAAATAATTTCCTTACTAAGCCTTACATTCTCAGAGGATAAGGACACCCTTgttcattttttttgttgccataTTCAATCAATGTTATTGGCCCTCTACCTTCATGACTCAGCTAACCCTTGCAGTGTGACCCGACAGTCCGTACCTACACACAGCAGCCCACGTCTTCCTCAGCCTGTAGACAGCATTGGACTGTAGGGCAGACAGGATGGCCCTCAAAGAGGAGAAATTCTTCAGCTGCCGACACTCCTGTTTCAGAAAACAGTCACAAGTTAGAGACTGACTAGGGACTTACAACTGAATGCACTGAGAACCAGGATACAGGTTAAAGTTTAGATGTGTAAGGCTGCACTTGGATTTGAAAATGTATCCCTCAAATGGTCCAAGTTACTAGACGTGTCCGACCTGTCCTACTCTGATCCACTTCTCAATGACGCAGGCCCTCTGAGCTGGGCTGGAGGCCCTGTGGACAGAAGTGGGGCTGGAGGTGGGCCAGCAGAGCAGGGAGGTGATAACTCGGTTGGTGACTTCATTAAACTGGGCAATGGTGGCGCTGACGGTAGCAGACAGGTTCTCCTTCTTGTCTCTCTGGGaccacacacagcccagacactgGTAGGGAACCACCTTCCCAAACAGCCCCTGAGAGATGCACAGATAAGGAAGGTAAAAATGGAAAAAAGAGTGTTAGCGAtccaatatatgccatttagcactCCTGAGGACGCATATTAAGAGCCAGAAATGATCTGCCATGATTGACACTTACAGCATCCAGTCGGGTGAGCTGTTCTGCGATGCCTGTGACTGAGAAGTCCATGATTTCACCCTGATCCAGCGGGCTGTCCCATTCTAGGACTTCTTCCCCTGAGCGCTCATCTTCCTGATTAACCTCAGCCTGGGAAGAATGGCCACCAGTATCCATTTCTAttaaagggagagaggaatgacGGAAGGGGATCAACAATGGTGTCATAATCAAAGGCAAGTCAAAGAAAAGGTTAGGAAAAACAAGTGGATCCTGTACCTTCTCTATGGAACTTCTGAAGCAGAGTTTCAGAGCGCTGGGCCAGTGAACAGAAGGAGGACAGGCTGTGCAGGTGGTCGATCAGCAGCCTTAGGGAGGGGTGCTGAGGAGGATCCCGGAAGTCCTCACTGTTCTCCTCCAACCAAATCTGGATCAGGGGCAACAGACGCCTGAGGAGACAACGTGATGAAACAATGTCTTCCCTGTTTCAGAGTCAAGGAAATAAATGTGATCAAGGGAAAAGAAGCCAGCTCACCTCCTGTGACATTCACTGTTGTACACGTCTGAAGCCCCATTGTCCCTGTGAGAACAATTAGGAAGAGTGTCAGACTCATCTAAACTGTGGACAGTGGTCCATTATTCTTCAGACTGTTTTTCTTTGGTCTGTCTCTATGCTCCGTTGTTATCCTGACCTCACTCCAAACTCAGCAAataattgttgttgttgtaaaacCTGTAATGGCTAACTACCTGCTGGGTGCTTATTATCATGACATCAAAGATGCTGAGATAGTAATTTTGTGAGGGAGGCAAGAAAGAAAAAAATGTGACAACTAAGTGACTTTGCATTCACAGCGAGAGGTGTTGTTCAAAAAAGGCCACTCTCGACATACCCTCTCATCTGTATCCAACATAACATTCAATTTAGCTAATCTTATTTGTTGCTGTGATAACTCGGAATGTGTCAAAAGAGTTGTGTTTGCAGAAAGGTGGGTGAAGACAGACATTTTTGGGCCATTTCACCCAAAATGTATTGTATAGAAGGTGGGTTTTAATAAGCAGTAAAACTAGAACGTCAAGGTGTTTTCAAACTATAGAGGTCAAACAACCTGCTCACCTAATTTCATACTGTATCATTTTAACAGTGAAATAGCTTCTGCATTATGGTCATAACAGCAGTTATGAGTACTGTAAACTTAATGACATGGCCCACCTCTGGAAGAGCAGCTCAATGAGTGCACTGGTAGTGGTGAAGGTCTGGTAGGTGGACAGAAAGATCCGTCTGTAGTCGGGCTCCTGGCAACAGGGGTCCAGGAGGTGGCTCACCAGCCGGTTCAGGGTGGCTGCCTTCAGCCTGCGCACCTTGCAGGTTCGGTACTGGACGAAGGCAACGCATGGCCGGGCCTCGGTGGGGCTGGCTGGTATCTGGACGGGCTCCCGACGCAGGGTGATCCCATACAACGCCCCCTCCTCAAACTCCTCCCCCCACTCCTGCACTGGGTTCTGGGTGGGAAGGAGGAACTCACACGGTGAGACGGGGAGACTGGCGCTCCTTTCAATTCCTTAAATTACTCTTGTATTGGCTATGAGGCTCACACAACAACAAACTGGACCTCACATGCAACACAGACATTTCAGCTCATGTGTATAATAGCTGTCTATGGGCAGTAGACCACTGACAGGACAGAGTCTACAGACCATAATGACCAGCTTTAAGACCAGATTGATGTTTATGGTCCATCACAGTAAGCCTATTCAGAGGCATGCCCTCCGTGTGAGCAAAATGTAGACACTTCACCTGGGAGGTCTGTGATACAGGGAGCGCTTTGGGTTTATCAGTTATTCACCTGGGAGGTCTATGATACAGGGAGCGCTTTGGGTTTATCAGTTATTCACCTGGGAGGTCTATGATACAGGGAGCGCTTTGGGTTTATCAGTTATTCACCTGGGAGGTCTATGATACAGGGAGCGCTTTGGGTTTATCAGTTATTCAGCTGGGAGGTCTATGATACAGGGAGCGCTTTGGGTTTATCAGTTATTCACCTG is a window encoding:
- the LOC118365538 gene encoding ral guanine nucleotide dissociation stimulator-like 1, which produces MGKWEISMNPVQEWGEEFEEGALYGITLRREPVQIPASPTEARPCVAFVQYRTCKVRRLKAATLNRLVSHLLDPCCQEPDYRRIFLSTYQTFTTTSALIELLFQRDNGASDVYNSECHRRRLLPLIQIWLEENSEDFRDPPQHPSLRLLIDHLHSLSSFCSLAQRSETLLQKFHREEMDTGGHSSQAEVNQEDERSGEEVLEWDSPLDQGEIMDFSVTGIAEQLTRLDAGLFGKVVPYQCLGCVWSQRDKKENLSATVSATIAQFNEVTNRVITSLLCWPTSSPTSVHRASSPAQRACVIEKWIRVGQECRQLKNFSSLRAILSALQSNAVYRLRKTWAAVCRDSVAIFDNLCETFPDENCVLSNREISVEDESQTAMDNISPKISKRCPIARQMSTSNGVVPYLGTYLTILTMLDTALPDTVEGDLINFEKRRREFEILSQIRQLQASCSQYNLPHHTRITAWLQGQKLLTDQESYELSRNLEPPIDLCSPSARSHRLLSKKLSSLLKVSEGSSRKTHADEISVSSSGSSGSEMEDLSTPPSTLRLQSLSSSCQNVAEALPSSPDGSTPSSCSSSSQPDLSAPVAAHPKPMLASHHKRSVSMTSLPLYNRQVADSCIVRVSVEAGNGNMYKSILLTSQDKTAQVIQRALEKHNLEHLTCQDFTLTQLISQERELLIPDKANVFYAMCTSANFDFVLHQCPLRQRKPLCATSSLGRYSK